The Nonlabens spongiae genome contains a region encoding:
- a CDS encoding flavin reductase family protein: MLGAVQPRPIAFASTIDEEGKVNLSPYSFFNVFSANPPIMIFSPARRVRNNTVKHTLLNAQATKEVVINIVNYDIVQQMSLSSTEYAEGVNEFVKSGLTEVASEKVRPPRVAESPVQFECKVKEIVELGHEGGAGNLIICEVVMVHVNDEVLDGNNKIDPFKIDTVARMGGNWYCRSKDAMFEVPKPLASLGVGVDAIPETARNSTVLTGNDLGKLGNVEKIPDQKAVKEFAIENDLMSFNEVQRHAKAKEYIRKNQLEEAWKIILI; this comes from the coding sequence ATGCTGGGAGCAGTTCAACCTAGACCTATTGCTTTTGCCAGCACAATTGATGAGGAAGGGAAAGTAAACCTATCACCTTATTCCTTTTTTAACGTGTTTAGTGCAAATCCGCCGATTATGATCTTCTCCCCTGCCAGAAGGGTAAGAAACAATACGGTAAAGCATACTTTGCTGAATGCCCAGGCCACCAAAGAGGTGGTGATCAACATCGTAAATTATGATATTGTCCAACAGATGTCTCTCAGCAGTACAGAATATGCAGAAGGTGTCAATGAGTTTGTAAAATCAGGGTTGACTGAAGTGGCTTCAGAAAAGGTGCGACCGCCACGCGTTGCTGAAAGCCCGGTACAATTTGAGTGCAAAGTGAAGGAGATTGTCGAGTTGGGACATGAAGGTGGCGCTGGAAACCTGATCATTTGTGAAGTGGTAATGGTGCATGTGAATGATGAGGTGCTGGATGGTAATAATAAAATAGATCCTTTCAAAATCGATACGGTGGCGCGCATGGGAGGCAACTGGTACTGCAGGTCTAAAGATGCAATGTTTGAAGTTCCCAAACCTCTTGCTTCACTGGGAGTAGGTGTGGATGCTATCCCTGAAACAGCTAGAAACAGTACGGTACTTACGGGTAATGATTTGGGAAAATTAGGAAACGTAGAAAAGATTCCTGATCAAAAGGCAGTAAAAGAATTTGCAATTGAAAATGATCTCATGAGTTTCAATGAGGTTCAAAGACATGCTAAAGCAAAAGAATACATAAGAAAGAACCAGCTGGAAGAGGCTTGGAAAATAATATTGATATAA